One uncultured Tolumonas sp. genomic window carries:
- a CDS encoding helix-turn-helix transcriptional regulator, whose product MLQGMPEIGAQYAEQRKAKGGTQADAATRVNLARPVISMIERGRFTGSLKSLVAYLSVLG is encoded by the coding sequence ATGCTGCAAGGCATGCCTGAAATAGGTGCACAGTATGCGGAACAACGCAAAGCTAAAGGCGGAACACAAGCTGATGCGGCAACGCGGGTGAATCTAGCTCGACCAGTGATCTCCATGATCGAGCGAGGACGCTTTACTGGCAGCCTTAAGTCGCTGGTTGCTTATCTCTCCGTACTGGGTTGA